The genomic stretch TTGTTCAATAAAGCcaaattagtccatgatttgataatgtggtgctacagtaaccattcgctaatgatggattaattaggcttaatagattcgtctcgcgatttagcctaggggttctgctattagttttataattagctcatatttaatcctcctaattagcattcgaacgtgtgatgtgacagggctaaagtttagcccgtggcatccaaacgcccccgaAGGAAACAATGGAAATCCAATCCAGTCGAACTGGAGTGCAGGATAAACAACATCAAACATGTCGCAAAAATGGATTGTGTTCTGCGAACCAAAATTGTCATGCTGCTCCATATTTACACCTGAAAGTGTTTCCTGGCACAATACTACCGCTGATGGAAACATAAACTCTCCATGAACAAATTCCTCTTTCCCTTCTGAAATCGTGTCAAAATGtgaaaaataaccccaaaaaaGGCCTATATAGATGTCAGCCAATGGCCATACGCTTTTACAGAGTATATGTTGTCCCCTTGTTAGTGGCCTCCTCCTATCTGCAACTGGAAAAGGAACATAAACCTATTATTCATGCAGTAAAGATGAAATTTCCTTCTGAAAAAAGTCCCTTCTGAGCAAAGGGGAACCATACTTCACGACTCTGGTCCTGACTTGGAAAAATCCTGGGGCTCACTGCTGGCAAATGCTAACCATACAGCAGTACCAGTTAAATAAAAGAAGATAGAAGGTGCGAAGAGTGATATCTGCACATAAAACGATACCAATATGGTGATTCGAGATGTACATAAAATGTAAAATAGCTTATGACGATGGTTTGATGGCATACACTCCATGAATGAGTTGAATCAAGAAGATAGCCTGTCAGCGCAACACCAACAATTCCAGGCACGGCGCCTGCAGTGTTTGTGATACCCTGGAGCACAAAGGCAACAAATCAGTAACAATCGCTCATGATGGAATCTAAGGAGTACAGGGTACCAGAAATGCAACTTGCACCGACTGCAAACTGTCTTTCAGTCATCCTTTTAAGCATCTAAGCGACAGAACGTTACTGTTCTATTTCTTTTCGAGAAGATACATGCAATTTGAGAAAATAGTAATTTAATGACTTACCAGGAGAATGCTTGCATATTCATGAGAGATATCTTGATGCGTGCAATAAAGCCCTGTTTACCAACCAAAATATTGAGGTTTGGACCTTGGAACCATGTAAAAAGTGAAAATTTGATTGCCATCTTAACAACATGACCTGAAAATGCGAAGCTGGAGAGTGCTAGACCACTTGTAAGAAAAGCAACAATTTCCCAGGGAGGCAGTCCAAGATCCACAGAGGAAAGCATCATGAAAATTGCAGGTGAAACAAAGGCAATTGTTTGGCATATTTTTCGTACCTACAAGTTTAAGCAACAGATTCATTTTTTTCAGTTCTACAATTCTTTTTTGAATTAATGAAAATGATATCATGATTTATACAGCATATATTATGTTCACTCCTGAGAATTGCCAGGGCTTATACAGCCTCTATATTGGACTTCCTGTTGAGGAAACTGACAGAAGCAATTTGGGAATCCAGGGAGTACTGGAGTTTGCAGCAATCAGCAGCGGCTGATACATAGGAGTCATAGGCATATAGGAAGAGAAGAATTGACTTCGTATGAAATAGTCCTTAATATGGAATGGAGTATGCACTGTACTATTAGTCCTAGTGAGGTGTAGGGTCCAGGTCTAGTATGGAGTGTTGAGAACCCCTCTAGTTAACTGAGGGGGGCCAGACAAATTCAATGAAATGTAAAATGTCAATCTGCTTCCTTCCAGCTGATATTGCCAACCCTCTCTTGTTTTCTCAACCACCAGTCCCCCATGACTATTCTCTAAATGCCAACCAGCAACCATTGCACCTACACAGAGGTGCCTAAAAAACAGTTGAGGTTTGACATGCCGCAACAAAGGTATACACAACGACCTCAAGGGGAGGCCAATTAAAAGAATGAATGCTTTACCCTCGTGGTGTCAACTCCATTTGATATCAAGTTGTCTGCAAAAGGTGCTGCAATAGATGAAATGACCATTGAACCCAAAGGAGGAAGGATTGACacctacagaaaaaaaaatgtaaattcAGAAGCACTAAATGAGTTGATATCAATGATAAATAAAGGCGGATTGAGATCCCCTAGTGAGGGCGAGGCTTTTAATATAAGGATTTACTATAACTTAAGAAAGAAAGCGTGTACATACCCATGCTGCTTCTGTCAAGTTCAGGTTCAGCTCCTCACTGTGTAACACATGAGTTGGGGGAAAAAAATCACAATAAGAAGTTGCTACATATGTTTGACACAATATCATGAACAGATAGAAAATGTATTTTAATTAGAACTAACACTTCCATACATTTCTAGATCACAGGAATAGGATAATAGGGCATGATATAGACTTATATCACAGAAAATGTAGCTAAGATGAGAGAAACTATAACAATCTTCTGTTAATTCATGATATCCGATTTCAATTTTAGTCCTTTTCTCCTTGTTCCTATAAAGTAACTTGAGAAGAAAACTTGCAAGGTGCCAAACCTAAAGAATGTTGGTAGCCAAGACAAGCAAGTATAATGCCCCCAATTTCCACAAAAGTGTGCATATATCATTGCCCACACGGCCTTGCTTTTGAAAAATGCTCTCCAAGGCACATCCTACAAAAACAAGTAATGAGCCTGCTATATTAGAGATATGTATTAAACAAAAACAATCTTTATACAGAAAAGTATGTGTCCATTCCGGCATTCCTTAAGATGGTTACATTGCATCACATGATTTCTTGACAGCGATAAACTTTATCTGCATGTAGTTGAATTAGATTTTGCTCTTCTCAGACTCTGAGAGTTGTTCACTTCATTGGAAATACAGTGTGTTGATGCCAACTGGTTAGGAAGAATATATGTCTTGGAGATGAGATGATAATGAGCAACAAACTGGACATTAGATTTCCATTGGTTGTTCTGCCTTGATTATGGAACTCATCTTTTTAAAATTTCATCGACATCAGAACTTGGCAACAGTTTTGTGACTTGATCCCTGAATAAATACTCAAAGTAGAGATTAAGATAGCACGACCTCGGTAGAAAACAACCTTCAGTGAATTCTGCAAATCTTCCAATGATGGGTCTGATGATTCCGAAGATACAGTTGATGAGACAAGTCCATCAGATACAGTAGAACTTTTTCCCAAATCTGCAAAGTAGAAGTAAATTTTGTAATGTAATGATAAACAGTAGAAGTTTTGACTCCAAACATGACCGGTTCATAAGAAACATATAGTTTTCCAAAATCCTCAGAAAATATATCACAGATAATAATTATAGTGTTTTCTAAGGGAACATTTCTATCATG from Setaria italica strain Yugu1 chromosome II, Setaria_italica_v2.0, whole genome shotgun sequence encodes the following:
- the LOC101760355 gene encoding probable anion transporter 5, chloroplastic isoform X3: MAGKIVWRKVCLGKVLEVGVVTWSLATATIPVVAGFMPGLVLSRILVGIGEGVSPSAATDLIARYIPLQERSRAVAVVFGGLSFGSVLGLLFAPPIIQNLGWESVFYIFGLLGIIWCVGFDSLKGQQLGNNEGLFNLGKSSTVSDGLVSSTVSSESSDPSLEDLQNSLKDVPWRAFFKSKAVWAMIYAHFCGNWGHYTCLSWLPTFFSEELNLNLTEAAWVSILPPLGSMVISSIAAPFADNLISNGVDTTRVRKICQTIAFVSPAIFMMLSSVDLGLPPWEIVAFLTSGLALSSFAFSGLYCTHQDISHEYASILLGITNTAGAVPGIVGVALTGYLLDSTHSWSISLFAPSIFFYLTGTAVWLAFASSEPQDFSKSGPES
- the LOC101760355 gene encoding probable anion transporter 5, chloroplastic isoform X2 — translated: MSHQYGWNSSTAGLVQSSFFWGYALSQLPGGWLAKLFGGRKVLEVGVVTWSLATATIPVVAGFMPGLVLSRILVGIGEGVSPSAATDLIARYIPLQERSRAVAVVFGGLSFGSVLGLLFAPPIIQNLGWESVFYIFGLLGIIWCVGFDSLKGQQLGNNEGLFNLGKSSTVSDGLVSSTVSSESSDPSLEDLQNSLKDVPWRAFFKSKAVWAMIYAHFCGNWGHYTCLSWLPTFFSEELNLNLTEAAWVSILPPLGSMVISSIAAPFADNLISNGVDTTRVRKICQTIAFVSPAIFMMLSSVDLGLPPWEIVAFLTSGLALSSFAFSGLYCTHQDISHEYASILLGITNTAGAVPGIVGVALTGYLLDSTHSWSISLFAPSIFFYLTGTAVWLAFASSEPQDFSKSGPES